Proteins encoded in a region of the Streptomyces sp. V4I8 genome:
- a CDS encoding IS3 family transposase, producing the protein MSDRFEFIDAEYAPSTTNEEIPPVAKMCDWLEVSRSGFYERRSRPISATARRREDLKLLMTKSFEDSDSTYGYRRIHADLTAWGVPCGPELVRDLMRELDLQACQPRPWRHSLTENDGRAGPIPDLVNRDFTAEALGRKMVGSGSRRESHPPAPTEPCVTVSRYTALVTPITRNYGTSANARTFPGTAV; encoded by the coding sequence GTGAGTGACAGGTTCGAGTTCATCGATGCCGAGTACGCGCCCTCCACCACGAACGAAGAGATACCGCCGGTCGCGAAGATGTGTGACTGGCTGGAAGTGTCCCGCTCAGGATTCTACGAACGGCGGAGCCGGCCGATTTCGGCGACCGCCCGGCGACGGGAGGATCTGAAATTACTGATGACCAAGTCTTTCGAGGATTCTGACAGCACCTACGGCTACCGGCGCATCCACGCCGACCTCACTGCCTGGGGCGTGCCCTGCGGGCCCGAACTCGTGCGTGACCTCATGCGGGAGCTAGACCTCCAGGCGTGCCAGCCACGGCCGTGGCGCCACAGCCTCACCGAGAACGACGGCCGGGCCGGCCCGATCCCCGACCTCGTGAACCGCGACTTCACCGCCGAAGCGCTCGGCCGAAAAATGGTCGGGTCGGGTAGCCGGAGGGAATCTCACCCTCCGGCTCCCACAGAACCGTGCGTAACAGTCTCCCGCTACACGGCTCTTGTCACCCCGATCACCAGAAATTACGGCACAAGCGCCAATGCGCGAACATTCCCGGGTACCGCTGTGTGA
- a CDS encoding transposase, translating to MVIETSRPVAQVARELGLVEGTLVNWVNAYRREHAGEEPPLTVDERARLREQERELRELRQKVAFLEKVAAYFAKDPR from the coding sequence ATGGTGATCGAGACGTCGCGTCCGGTCGCCCAGGTCGCCCGGGAACTCGGACTTGTCGAAGGCACGCTCGTGAATTGGGTCAACGCCTACCGGCGTGAGCACGCGGGAGAGGAGCCGCCCCTCACGGTGGATGAACGGGCACGGCTCCGCGAGCAGGAACGCGAACTGAGGGAACTGCGGCAGAAGGTCGCTTTCCTGGAAAAAGTCGCAGCGTACTTTGCCAAGGATCCTCGGTGA
- a CDS encoding type II toxin-antitoxin system VapC family toxin, with the protein MPVEHPSAEHPQGLLDTNIMILRKWINPDELPAEMAISAITLAELSAGPHQVRGNAEQDDYDEHAERARRTDILQRAENEFDPIPFDAEAARIYGRVCAAVITAGRQPRRRTADLMIASIAIAEGLPLFTTNPDDFKGLDNLLTVIPVSRPAVLHDR; encoded by the coding sequence ATGCCCGTTGAGCACCCCTCCGCCGAGCACCCGCAGGGGCTCCTCGACACCAACATCATGATTCTGCGCAAGTGGATCAACCCTGACGAGCTGCCCGCCGAGATGGCCATCAGCGCCATCACCCTGGCCGAACTCTCCGCCGGCCCCCACCAGGTGCGCGGCAATGCCGAACAGGACGATTACGACGAACACGCCGAGCGCGCCCGTCGCACGGACATCCTCCAACGCGCCGAGAATGAGTTCGACCCCATCCCCTTCGACGCGGAAGCCGCCCGCATCTACGGCCGCGTCTGCGCCGCCGTCATCACCGCCGGCCGCCAGCCCCGGCGCCGCACCGCCGACTTGATGATCGCCTCGATCGCCATTGCGGAGGGCCTCCCCCTGTTCACCACCAACCCGGACGACTTCAAGGGCCTTGACAACCTACTCACCGTCATCCCCGTCAGCCGCCCTGCAGTGCTCCACGACCGATAG
- a CDS encoding type II toxin-antitoxin system Phd/YefM family antitoxin: MSTQSEITQRDLRTKSKEIMDAVQSGQSFTVTRDGHRIGELIPLRRRRRFVPRGEFAARSRTASDISPDAFRADQATTVEQEQDDPYAR; this comes from the coding sequence ATGAGCACCCAGTCCGAGATCACCCAGCGCGACCTGCGCACCAAATCCAAAGAGATCATGGATGCCGTCCAAAGCGGCCAGTCCTTCACCGTCACCCGGGATGGGCACCGCATCGGCGAGCTGATCCCTCTGCGACGCCGTCGGCGCTTCGTCCCGCGCGGCGAGTTCGCTGCCAGGTCCCGCACCGCCTCCGACATCTCCCCGGACGCCTTCCGAGCCGACCAGGCAACCACCGTCGAGCAGGAGCAGGATGACCCCTATGCCCGTTGA
- a CDS encoding transposase → MIRSQAVMPTSRFCELLGIPRRTYCRWQARTREGGTVVKGPWPAPVVDALEPLAAKYAADWPAWGHRKIHWLMRADGHEVSASSVERALRRRDLLQPVDYQGERREHAKARKAAFAELPTRPNEVWQLDFSEYETTGGGIWRLAGVTDYFTKYEHGWHIAPSCTGADAIEAVRIAIAEAECLGGAPLAELLPTDPETGKIRRIKLVTDNGGAFKGAAFARFIASRPELLHIRTRAKSPGQNGVRERAFGSLKYEHLYRLEIEDLDTLAREAEHYRHVFNHVRPHEALAGHRPIEVYRTPTLHPQLSDQDH, encoded by the coding sequence GTGATCCGCAGCCAGGCGGTGATGCCGACCTCGAGGTTCTGTGAGCTGCTCGGCATCCCGCGCCGTACGTACTGTCGGTGGCAGGCCCGCACCCGTGAAGGCGGCACTGTGGTCAAGGGGCCGTGGCCCGCACCGGTCGTCGACGCTCTGGAGCCCCTCGCGGCGAAGTACGCCGCGGACTGGCCGGCCTGGGGACACCGCAAGATCCACTGGCTGATGCGGGCCGACGGACATGAGGTGTCGGCCTCTTCCGTCGAACGGGCCCTGCGCCGACGGGACTTGCTCCAGCCCGTCGACTATCAGGGCGAGCGGCGCGAGCACGCCAAGGCCCGTAAGGCCGCCTTCGCCGAGCTGCCAACGCGGCCGAACGAGGTGTGGCAGCTGGACTTCTCCGAGTACGAAACCACCGGTGGCGGCATCTGGCGGCTGGCAGGGGTGACCGACTACTTCACCAAGTACGAGCACGGCTGGCACATCGCCCCGTCGTGCACCGGAGCCGACGCCATCGAGGCCGTCCGCATCGCCATCGCTGAGGCCGAGTGCCTGGGCGGCGCCCCGCTGGCCGAGCTGCTGCCCACGGATCCGGAAACCGGCAAGATCCGCAGGATCAAGCTGGTCACCGACAACGGCGGCGCGTTCAAGGGGGCCGCGTTCGCCCGCTTCATCGCCTCCCGGCCCGAGCTGCTGCACATCCGCACCCGCGCCAAGAGCCCCGGCCAGAACGGGGTACGCGAGCGCGCGTTCGGCTCGTTGAAGTACGAGCACCTCTACCGCCTGGAGATCGAGGACCTCGACACTCTGGCCCGCGAGGCGGAGCACTACCGGCACGTCTTCAACCACGTTCGGCCCCACGAAGCCCTCGCCGGCCACCGGCCGATCGAGGTCTACCGCACCCCGACCCTGCATCCCCAACTTTCAGACCAAGATCATTGA